A DNA window from Siniperca chuatsi isolate FFG_IHB_CAS linkage group LG6, ASM2008510v1, whole genome shotgun sequence contains the following coding sequences:
- the ccl44 gene encoding chemokine (C-C motif) ligand 44, whose product MFMLQILTVISLTVVLLASVEGKGVQMQRDVQCCMLYSQGKVRTKDVMRFEVQTEGPDCSIQAIILYTKKAVKCADPRDRKVKRLLRKLLQRETTKIHGTMWHLPHENLPVMSEDKKDDWVGLSVE is encoded by the exons ATGTTCATGCTGCAGATATTGACTGTTATTTCTCTGACTgttgttctcctggcatctgtGGAAG gtaAAGGAGTGCAGATGCAAAGGGATGTCCAGTGCTGCATGTTGTACTCCCAGGGCAAGGTGCGTACCAAAGATGTGATGCGGTTTGAGGTGCAGACGGAGGGGCCCGACTGCAGTATACAAGCCATCAT tcTTTACACGAAGAAGGCGGTGAAATGTGCAGACCCCAGAGACCGGAAGGTGAAGAGGTTGCTGAGGAAGCTCTTGCAGAGAGAGACAACCAAGATCCACGGAACCATGTGGCACCTTCCTCATGAGAACCTGCCCGTCATGTCAGAG GACAAGAAAGATGACTGGGTGGGTCTCAGTGTGGAGTGA